A stretch of Ipomoea triloba cultivar NCNSP0323 chromosome 11, ASM357664v1 DNA encodes these proteins:
- the LOC115997464 gene encoding ras-related protein RABF1, whose translation MGCSSSVPDRSLGQKGGLNPESAVTNDPKNLRVKLVLLGDSGVGKSCIVLRFVRGQFDPTSKVTVGASFLSQTIALQDSTTVKFEIWDTAGQERYAALAPLYYRGAAVAVIVYDITNPDSFIKAQYWVKELQKHGSPDIIMALVGNKADLLEKREVSVQDAIDYAEKNGMFFIETSAKTADNINQLFEEIAKRLPRPPAS comes from the exons ATGGGTTGCTCCTCTTCGGTTCCAG ATAGGAGTTTGGGACAGAAAGGAGGACTTAATCCTGAAAGTGCTGTCACAAATGATCCTAAAAATCTTCGGGTGAAG CTCGTACTTTTGGGTGATTCTGGTGTTGGAAAAAGTTGCATCGTTCTGCGTTTTGTCCGTGGTCAATTTGATCCAACATCAAAG GTGACTGTCGGGGCTTCTTTTCTATCTCAGACAATAGCCTTGCAGGATTCTACTACGGTTAAGTTTGAAATTTGGGATACTGCTGGTCAGGAAAG GTATGCAGCACTTGCACCACTTTACTACAGGGGTGCTGCTGTTGCAGTTATTGTTTATGATATTACAAATCCTGATTCATTCATCAAAGCACAATATTGGGTTAAG GAATTGCAGAAGCATGGAAGCCCTGATATAATCATGGCTCTTGTTGGCAACAAAGCTGATCTCCTGGAAAAACGAGAAGTCTCTGTCCAA GATGCAATTGATTATGCTGAAAAGAATGGCATGTTCTTTATCGAAACTTCTGCTAAAACAGCAGATAATATAAACCAACTGTTTGAG GAGATTGCTAAGAGACTTCCTCGCCCACCTGCCTCTTGA
- the LOC115996645 gene encoding uncharacterized protein LOC115996645 isoform X2, with product MHEFSTTDGFVEIADNLADMVKFVANEPSVGLFYVQQHVRNAVPNLVNLKSKVVEKSHETTLHAEDLEDSIAMARSMKDCGFPIAEGMIKDIRHSLTVLSARDGKKGLINMRSSSFQLGRGTSWGRSSSPKPDVERGGYLSKLFGSVREKPSSIKWPQLEPRELKPAKAGEPSFSFRPQTPLDASSSSTVADADSDDLPVSSVIVDDGHEVQVDRSLSRDHRILSSSKSYEELSSEARLEHWLEGTSNPNAD from the coding sequence ATGCATGAATTTTCGACAACAGATGGTTTCGTGGAGATAGCTGATAACTTGGCAGACATGGTCAAATTTGTGGCAAACGAACCGTCTGTGGGGCTTTTCTACGTCCAACAGCATGTCCGTAACGCAGTGCCCAACCTCGTCAATCTCAAGAGTAAGGTTGTGGAGAAATCTCACGAGACAACTTTACACGCGGAAGATTTGGAGGATTCGATTGCCATGGCTAGATCGATGAAGGACTGTGGCTTTCCGATTGCTGAAGGGATGATTAAGGACATCAGACATTCCCTCACCGTCCTGTCAGCAAGAGACGGGAAGAAAGGGCTGATAAATATGCGAAGTTCAAGTTTTCAGCTCGGGAGAGGTACTTCTTGGGGCCGTAGTTCATCTCCCAAACCGGATGTTGAGAGAGGCGGGTACCTGTCAAAACTGTTCGGATCAGTTAGAGAAAAACCGAGCAGCATCAAGTGGCCTCAGCTCGAACCCCGGGAACTCAAACCCGCAAAGGCGGGCGAGCCTTCTTTTTCCTTCCGGCCCCAGACACCATTAGACGCGAGCTCCTCGTCAACCGTTGCAGATGCAGACAGCGATGACCTGCCCGTGTCGAGTGTGATAGTCGACGATGGACATGAGGTGCAGGTGGATAGAAGCCTGTCCCGAGATCACCGGATTCTTTCGTCCTCGAAGAGCTATGAGGAGTTGAGTTCAGAAGCAAGATTGGAACATTGGTTGGAAGGGACATCTAATCCCAATGCTGATTAA
- the LOC115996645 gene encoding uncharacterized protein LOC115996645 isoform X1 — protein sequence MFNDDEPLSFKKMHEFSTTDGFVEIADNLADMVKFVANEPSVGLFYVQQHVRNAVPNLVNLKSKVVEKSHETTLHAEDLEDSIAMARSMKDCGFPIAEGMIKDIRHSLTVLSARDGKKGLINMRSSSFQLGRGTSWGRSSSPKPDVERGGYLSKLFGSVREKPSSIKWPQLEPRELKPAKAGEPSFSFRPQTPLDASSSSTVADADSDDLPVSSVIVDDGHEVQVDRSLSRDHRILSSSKSYEELSSEARLEHWLEGTSNPNAD from the exons ATGTTCAA TGATGATGAGCCGTTGTCCTTCAAAAAGATGCATGAATTTTCGACAACAGATGGTTTCGTGGAGATAGCTGATAACTTGGCAGACATGGTCAAATTTGTGGCAAACGAACCGTCTGTGGGGCTTTTCTACGTCCAACAGCATGTCCGTAACGCAGTGCCCAACCTCGTCAATCTCAAGAGTAAGGTTGTGGAGAAATCTCACGAGACAACTTTACACGCGGAAGATTTGGAGGATTCGATTGCCATGGCTAGATCGATGAAGGACTGTGGCTTTCCGATTGCTGAAGGGATGATTAAGGACATCAGACATTCCCTCACCGTCCTGTCAGCAAGAGACGGGAAGAAAGGGCTGATAAATATGCGAAGTTCAAGTTTTCAGCTCGGGAGAGGTACTTCTTGGGGCCGTAGTTCATCTCCCAAACCGGATGTTGAGAGAGGCGGGTACCTGTCAAAACTGTTCGGATCAGTTAGAGAAAAACCGAGCAGCATCAAGTGGCCTCAGCTCGAACCCCGGGAACTCAAACCCGCAAAGGCGGGCGAGCCTTCTTTTTCCTTCCGGCCCCAGACACCATTAGACGCGAGCTCCTCGTCAACCGTTGCAGATGCAGACAGCGATGACCTGCCCGTGTCGAGTGTGATAGTCGACGATGGACATGAGGTGCAGGTGGATAGAAGCCTGTCCCGAGATCACCGGATTCTTTCGTCCTCGAAGAGCTATGAGGAGTTGAGTTCAGAAGCAAGATTGGAACATTGGTTGGAAGGGACATCTAATCCCAATGCTGATTAA
- the LOC115997124 gene encoding vacuolar protein-sorting-associated protein 33 homolog, whose product MAQIPNLDNAPINLASIRDQSQKELVMILRNIRGQKCLVIDPKLSGSLSLLVQSSILKELGAELRHLTSEPVQTDCTKVVYLVRAQLDLMKSICSQIHHDTSKGIQREYFLYFVPRRAVVCEKILEEEKVHHLLTIGEYPLYLLPLDDDVLSFELDTAYREFTVDGDTTSLWHIAKAIHKLECSFGVIPNVRAKGKASVRVADILNRMQAEEPVNTADAVVPDINTLILIDREVDMVTPMCSQLTYEGLLDEFLGINNGAVELDASIMGAQQQEGKKTKVPLNSSDKLFKEIRNQNFEVVVQVLRQRATSMKQDYTEMQSTNQSVSELKDFVKKLNSLPEMTRHINLAQHLTQFTSKPSFLGRLDMEHTMVESESYDICMEYIEEMIHKQEPLLNVLRLLILFSITNSGLPKRNFDYLRRELLHSYGFEHIATLNNLEKAGLFRKQDSKSNWITIKRALQLVVEDTDTANPNDISYVFSGYSPLSIRLVQHAIRSGWRPIEEILRMLPGPHSDSKRSGFASSPSFDNLLGSAHNSDKVGDGRRSVVLVVFIGGVTFAEINALRFLSSQEGMAYDLIVLTTNIVNGHTLIDTFVEKLG is encoded by the exons ATGGCGCAAATTCCTAACCTCGACAACGCTCCCATAAACCTCGCTTCCATAAG AGATCAATCACAGAAGGAGCTGGTGATGATCTTGAGGAAC ATTCGAGGGCAGAAGTGTTTAGTTATCGATCCCAAGCTTAGTGGCTCACTCTCACTTCTTGTGCAGAGTTCAATTCTCAAG GAACTTGGGGCTGAATTGCGTCATCTTACAAGCGAACCTGTTCAAACAGATTGTACTAAAGTTGTTTATCTCGTTCGAGCTCAGCTTGACTTAATGAAGAGCATTTGCTCGCAAATTCACCATGATACTTCTAAGGGTATTCAAAGAGagtattttttgtattttgttccTCGTCGTGCTGTTGTATGTGAAAAG ATACTTGAGGAAGAGAAAGTTCACCACTTGTTGACTATAGGCGAGTATCCCTTGTATCTACTTCCACTGGATGACGATGTTTTGTCTTTTGAACTTGACACTGCTTACAGA GAATTCACAGTTGATGGAGACACTACTTCTCTTTGGCACATAGCAAAAGCTATTCACAAGCTTGAG TGTTCCTTTGGTGTCATACCAAATGTGAGGGCCAAAGGGAAAGCATCTGTTCGTGTTGCTGACATTTTAAATCGGATGCAAGCTGAAGAACCTGTGAACACAGCTGAT GCTGTTGTACCAGATATTAACACTCTCATCCTTATTGACAGAGAG GTAGACATGGTTACTCCTATGTGTTCCCAGTTAACATATGAAGGGCTACTAGATGAG TTTCTTGGTATCAATAATGGTGCTGTGGAGTTAGATGCTTCTATAATGGGTGCCCAGCAGCAGGAGGGGAAGAAGACAAAGGTTCCTCTAAATTCTAG TGACAAGCTATTCAAAGAGATACGGAATCAGAACTTTGAAGTTGTTGTCCAG GTTCTACGTCAAAGAGCAACATCCATGAAGCAAGATTACACTGAGATGCAGTCTACT AACCAATCAGTTTCTGAATTGAAAGATTTTGTTAAAAAACTCAACTCGTTGCCTGAAATGACA AGGCATATTAATCTTGCTCAGCATTTGACTCAATTTACATCTAAACCTTCATTTCTTGGGCGGCTTGATATGGAACACACTATGGTGGAGTCTGAAAGTTATGATAT ATGCATGGAGTACATTGAAGAGATGATCCATAAGCAGGAACCTCTTCTCAATGTTCTACGCCTTCTCATCTTATTTTCAATCACAAATTCTGGATTACCAAAAAGGAATTTTGACTATTTAAG GCGGGAGTTACTTCACAGCTATGGTTTTGAGCACATTGCAACTTTGAATAATTTGGAAAAAGCGGGATTGTTCAGGAAACAG GATTCAAAAAGCAACTGGATAACAATTAAACGTGCTCTCCAGCTTGTTGTTGAGGACACTGACACTGCCAA CCCCAATGATATATCCTATGTGTTTTCTGGATACTCACCCCTCAGCATTCGCCTTGTTCAGCATGCGATCCGGTCTGGATG GCGTCCCATTGAAGAAATATTAAGAATGCTGCCAGGGCCACACTCAGATAGCAAGAGG AGTGGATTTGCAAGTAGTCCATCCTTCGACAATCTACTGGGGTCTGCACATAATTCAGACAA AGTTGGTGATGGAAGGCGCTCAGTGGTGCTTGTCGTCTTCATTGGTGGGGTGACCTTTGCTGAGATTAACGCTCTTCGGTTCCTCAGTTCCCAG GAGGGGATGGCATATGATTTGATTGTACTGACTACAAATATAGTTAACGGGCACACATTGATAGACACATTTGTGGAGAAATTGGGATGA